The Zingiber officinale cultivar Zhangliang chromosome 10A, Zo_v1.1, whole genome shotgun sequence genome contains a region encoding:
- the LOC122027420 gene encoding F-box protein At1g10780-like: MLFLTPHSSSQTFHRTVCLLSCPSSASAMDSLPDAIVHHILCSLSNARDVAACSCVSRYWNEAVPYIPSLYFPRNSLDGAAAADATIGRMVASAVCLQDLIVYCPFSSASLASWLDLRCGTLRSLELRMDGIASKPASGGDDEAPANELECIGVARGLESLKLWGVSLTTSPNWNCFDKLRFLEIIGATLRDGALSDALHACPNLTDLALLSCNGVATLSIELERLENCRLDFLGPGNCSLHLSSPKLQILEIQGFSWIRVNQDHHIRRLCIAKSSGRVYKVELGKLPDLEFMSLRGIQWRWSAISSILYCASEVRHLIMKIEFCGDFDTLQPFPEIDLVDFFNNHPRLCKFEIHGALFAAFCQKNSLKNLDSKFVIPYLEEVIITVRSPLNAEQKLNTLESVLMYSVKLHRMTIRLSQMKNCNEAADDFFKDICKLKYMNYNVVQIE; the protein is encoded by the exons ATGCTATTCTTGACACCCCACTCCTCCTCCCAGACATTCCATCGAACAgtttgcttgctttcttgccctTCTTCCGCATCCGCCATGGATTCGCTGCCAGACGCCATCGTCCACCACATCCTCTGCAGTCTGAGCAACGCTCGCGACGTCGCCGCCTGTTCCTGCGTCTCACGGTACTGGAACGAGGCCGTGCCCTACATCCCCTCCCTCTATTTCCCCCGCAACTCCTTGGATGGTGCTGCGGCCGCCGACGCCACCATCGGCCGCATGGTCGCCTCCGCCGTCTGCCTCCAGGATCTCATCGTCTATTGTCCCTTCTCCTCCGCGTCCCTCGCCTCCTGGCTCGACCTTCGCTGCGGCACCCTCCGCTCCCTCGAGCTCCGGATGGACGGCATCGCCTCTAAGCCGGCCTCTGGGGGCGACGATGAGGCCCCCGCTAATGAGCTCGAATGCATTGGCGTCGCCAGGGGCTTGGAGTCCTTGAAGCTATGGGGCGTGTCGTTGACCACGTCGCCCAATTGGAACTGCTTCGACAAGCTTCGTTTCCTGGAGATCATAGGGGCGACGCTGCGGGACGGTGCTTTGAGTGATGCGTTGCACGCTTGCCCCAACCTCACCGACTTGGCGCTGCTTAGCTGCAACGGGGTCGCCACCCTCTCCATTGAGCTGGAGCGGTTGGAGAACTGCAGGCTCGATTTCTTGGGGCCCGGAAATTGCTCCCTCCATTTAAGTTCCCCAAAGCTTCAGATCTTAGAGATCCAAGGTTTCAGCTGGATTCGAGTCAATCAAGATCACCACATACGAAGGCTCTGCATTGCTAAAAGTTCAG GTAGAGTATATAAGGTGGAGCTAGGGAAGCTACCAGACCTGGAGTTTATGTCCCTCAGAGGGATCCAATGGAGATGGAGTGCAATAAGCTCTATACTGTATTGTGCAAGTGAAGTTAGACATTTGATTATGAAGATTGAATTTTGTGGTGATTTTGACACACTCCAGCCCTTTCCAGAGATTGACTTGGTTGATTTTTTTAACAACCATCCAAGGTTGTGCAAGTTTGAGATTCATGGGGCACTTTTTGCAGCTTTTTGCCAAAAGAATAGCCTGAAAAAT TTGGATTCAAAATTTGTCATACCTTACTTGGAAGAGGTTATCATCACTGTGAGGTCGCCCTTAAATGCTGAGCAGAAGTTGAATACCCTTGAATCCGTGCTAATGTATAGTGTGAAATTGCACAGGATGACTATTAGACTCTCGCAGATGAAGAACTGTAATGAGGCGGCTGATGATTTCTTCAAGGATATATGCAAGTTGAAATATATGAACTATAACGTAGTTCAGATTGAATAA